TAAGACCTTGTCGTGAGAAATAGCCAACTTGTCAGTCCACGTCGCTAAAAGGTCAGCACAACGTTTTGGGAAATTCAAAGCTGTCTTAGGTCCTAGTCCAAACGGCATTTGGTCATCATCGTCTCCAAAATGCAAGAGCATGTATTGATCAACAAGCATCTGTGTTTCATATTGGCTGGAAACCGTATTGGCATTTTCAACATGCTGCACTGAACCGTCGTCGCCATCCGGACAATATGCAAGACGGAATCCCGCGTGCTGGAAAAAGTGCGGGCGAAAATGAAAACGCGCCCAAGGCGTATCTTCATCACCCAGGCTGACAAAGGAGCCACCCATGATCATCTTATGCTCACCATCAAAGCAAGGCGTGCTGAAATCATCGTAATAACGATGCACCTTGAAGCCAGGCAATGGATTGAAATCGTCTTCCAGCCATTGCCAGACATTACCAAAAACATCACTACAAGCAAGTCCAAAAGCATCAAGCGCATTAACGGATGACTCTGAGCCGTAATGCAAATTGGTGTTGTGTAACGGAGCAATTGCTAAATGCTCATCTTTGTCATCAATACCTACAAGCTCACGCAAACGATGATGTTCGGCTTCAGTTATTAGCCTATAAGGCACTTTCGTTTTGTCCTTTAGTCCAAGCCAATTGGCATAAGCATGCGCCTCGTGGTAATTGACTATTGCCGGCCATGACCATTGCATAGGCACAAGCTCAAATATTGTGCGCAAGAGATAATCATGTGAACCTGATGGACCATTTTGATACCAAAAGGTCGGCCACTTGGCGTTGCGAAAAACACGCCACTGCCAGCCTTCTGCCGACCAGTATTGTTCATCGGTATAGCCACCATCGGCAACGAATTGCCAGAATTCTCCATTGCTTATTAGATGCTTGGTTGCCTTAAATTGGTGGACGTTGACACTGCGCTTACCATACTCGTTGTCCCAACCATAAGTCGGCCAATCTTTCGGCTTACCGATGTCGACTGAAGCAAAGGGCACATCAATAAATTCATTTGCCGGAAATTGTCTTTCGTAGCCTTCAGCCTCATAACTTTCATGAAAGTCGGGCCACTGCTGAGGTTTATGCACGAGATGCACAGGCAATTCTCTAACTAGAACAGATGAAGTCTCAAAATGAATGCGCTCATGTTCAAAGCCCATAAATAATGCCCACAATGGACTATCTTGATTAATCAAGTCATGACCTGGATTTAGCCCTTCATTTGTTGCAATGACATGCACAACCGTCTTATAGACTTCTTTTCTGTATTGCCACATTTGATCAATTGAAGGCCATTCAATTTCATTTTTAGACATGTCGTCCCACGACATCTCATCAACACCTGTTTCAAACAGTCTTTCGTAGTAGGAGTTAATAGGCTCAGCGATTAGACCGCTTACTTGCAATTTGTTTATATAAAGTGAGGCAGGATGCCCATAATAAAACACCAGCGGATGTCTGAGCCCATGATACGGCGGTCTGTAGAAAGCCTCTTCTCCTAATAGTGATGAAAAGAGCACTTCTGTCAGTGTCCAACCATTATCGAAGTAATCGAGTACTTCTTGTCTTGTGCAAGTTTTCAAATTAGGAATAGGCAGCGCCTTCATTTTGCCATTGGGACAAACTCCCGGACACTGGCCAAAAAGAGGTGGCTTGCCTGTCCACCAGCTTTCTTGACGTGGATAATTCAAATCAATTACAGACTTACCCAAATTAAGCTGCCAGCCCTGTGAGCTGTCTTCGACAGATTTACTCAAAAGCCCTAAATTTGGATTTCTACTTAAGCTCATTAGCTATCATCCTACTTCAATATACTCTAAAGTTGTCTATCAATTGCCGGATAGGCTTTCCTATTCAAAATCTTTCTGACAGATGGACCCGGTCTGGTACCTTCTAAAGCTTGGCGCAGTAATCGCCAATCGGTATTGGTTAAATAAACATCCGAATATTGACGAATAACCTTTTGGGCTCGCACGAATGCCGCTTCCATGATGAAACTAGAAACTGTCTTCTGCTTAATAAGAGCTGCTTGTTCAATAAGAGCCTTCTGCTCTTCGGTAACTCTTAAGCCTATCCGTTCTTTTCTCAATCGAGCCAAAGTAATCTCCTCCAGCTAATCATCCATTGTCGATGGCATACGTCTTACAGCACTCCGCCCTCACTTCGTCATTCTCACATCTCGACTTTGTCATTCTAGCGTCTCGACTTCGCTATCTCGACATCTTTGACCCTTCGACTAATTCCAAGCCCTAGCTGTCAAGCACAAACTTCTCGCTCCAACTACTTTCTGTCCGGAGTATATCTTGCTTTTTCTACTTTTTCTTGTACGTACAATGTACGTACAAGAAAAACATCAAAACAAAAGATAAGCCCCAGCGGTTAATGTGAAACGAATTCGGCCGCGACCCCCATGCTTGAAAAGGCCTCCTAGATCTGTGCTGAATAGGAAAATGGACTGATCGCCACCGATTGCCGCATTGCGAGCACGCAGGTGGCAGACCGGCAGATTCCGAACTACTTAGGTGGGTTCTTTTAGCTTGGTTCTTTCGAATTCAATTGACCGGCGTTCTTTTCTTTCCACCTTTTATATTGATTCTCGTAATGCCTCAGGTACTTTGGATTTGACGGCAATCCACTAAGAACCTGCCAAATGCGGTCAGGGTCAAATTCGCATTCGATCCATTTCTCATTGGCTGAATACACTTTGATACCAGACGCAGCAAAAAGATCTGCCGCCTCATTTAGTGTTGGTGGAACACCCGGGCGTCTCCACCACCTGGCTACCCGAGGTGCAGTAACATTGAATCTACCGGTTTTCCTGTTGAGCAAAGATTTTCTCAGAGATACTTAAATGACAGAAAGTTTTTTGCCGACTTTTTGGAAGGCAGCCAACGCGCGGTCCAATTGTTCTTTTGTGTGCGCTGCGGAAATCTGTACACGTAGTCTGGCTTCGCCTTTTGGTACAACCGGGTACCAGAGACCACGTACATAGACGCCTTCATCTAAAAGCACTCGGCTCATATCTTGTGCAACTGCCGCTTCACCAAGCATTACAGGCACAATTGGATGATCTCCTGGCAATATCGTGAAGCCCAAACGCACTATTTCTTTGCGGAAATAGGCGGTGCTCTCACGTGATTTGGCAACCAAGCTATTGTCTTCTTGCAATAGATTAATAGCTTCAATCGCAGCAGCAACAATTGGTGGTGGAACTGTATTTGAAAATGTGTATGGACGAGATTTTTGTCTCAGATAATCAATCAATTCCTTTTTACCGGCAATATAGCCGCCGGCTGCTCCGCCCAAGGCTTTCCCTAAAGTACCTGTGTAGACATCAATTTGTCCAAATACGCCTTGGTGTTCAGCTGTACCGCGACCAGTTGTGCCAAGCACACCTGTTGAGTGTGAGTCATCAACAAATAGAAGTGCGCCGTATTTCTGAGACAGGGCAATGAGTTCAGGCAATGGCGCTACATCGCCTTCCATGCTGAATACGCCATCAGTGGCAATAACTTTTATGCGATAGTCTTTGCTTGCGTCTTCTTCAAGCATGGCGGTCAGACCATTAATATCATTGTGTTCGTATGGTCTTGCATCAGTTGTTTTAACGGCAATTCGGCTCAAGCGCACGCCATCAATGATGCTTGCATGGTTTAGTTTATCGCTGTAAATTACATCGCGATAATTGGTCATGCCTAGATCGCCTGAGAAAAGCGCTGTAAAAAATGCTTCGTTGGCAGCAAAGCATGACGAGTGCAAAATGGCATCTTCCACACCTAGAAACGCCGCCAGCTTTTCTTCCAATCGTTTGTGGATTGTTTGTGTTCCACAGATAAAACGCACAGATGCCATGCCGAAGCCATATTTATCAAGTCCCTTGCGAGCGGCTTCTCTAATGCGCGGGTGATTGGCCAAGCCCAAATAGTTATTGGAAGCAAGCATCACGACGCGGCGACCGTTAACGGTTACTTCACCGCCTTGTTCGTCCTCAATTGGCACTTCAATTTTGTAAGTCCTTGCTTCCTTGACCTTTTCCAAATCGGCACCAAGGGCTTTGTATAAAGTCTCTTGATTGAGTGATACTGCTGACTTTGTTTGCGCGGTCATGAAAGCTCCTATTTCTTACTTATGGTGTAAATGCCAGATTGTTTATTTGGTTCGGGACAAAAGATGGTGCATACTCTGCCGATGGCTGAAAGACAAGTTTCATTTCCGAGCCTTTGGTTAAAGCATCAAATGCCTCTTCAAATTCTGAAAGTTTGTACTGACGCTCAGCAACAAGTTTTCCTAGTTGTGAGCGCATATCGAATTTGTCAGAATTCAAAAGGCGCAGAAGTGTTTCCCATGTGGAGAACATCTTGCGTCCAAAAATTCCTTGGACGGTAACACCTTTCCAGATAACACCATTAGCAATGTCGAAATTGCTCAGTGGCTGGCGCGGTATACCTAGAAGCACAACTTTGCCGCCGTTACGTACTATCTTGAAAGCGTCTTGATACGCAGTAGGCGAACCGGACATTTCTAATACAACATCTACGCCATTGGCTTGTTTTTCCCATTTCTCAACGGCTGTATAAAGTTCGCTGCCACCTGAGGCAACATCAAAGCAAAGATCAGCACCAAATTCTTGCCCGAGAGCAAATCGACGTTCGATATCAGTAGCTTCTGTCAAATAAATGCGCGTAGCACCAAAAGCTTTGCAGAGAAAAACAGCCATTAGACCCAGTGGTCCTGCTCCTAGAATGGCTACAGACTTGCCTCTTACATCTGCTTCTTCAACGGTATGCACGGCATTACCGAAAGCATCAAGCATGGCGCCAATGCGCGGCGGAATTTTAGATGTATCGCCCTTTTTGCCCAGCATAATTACATTGTGTTGCGGCACAACAACGGATTCGGCAAAGCAGCCATCCAAATGCAGACCCTTCACTTTGAAAGATGTGCAAATGTGTTCGTTGCCTGTGCGACATTGGTAGCAACGCCCGCATCCTAAGTGCATTTCGGCTGTTACATAGTCGCCTTTTTGTAAGCGCAAATGATCCGGCAAATTCTGCCATTCACCTTTGGTGACAGATGCGCCCACTTCTTCGATAATGCCGCAGAATTCATGGCCTATGACCATCGGCTTAAAAGTTTGGCCGGGGGCTAAATAGCGCTGCATCTCGCGCCTTATGCCTTCTGACTTGCCGCTGTTATAAATGCTTTTGTCGGTACCGCAAACAGCCGTTGATAAGACTTTGATTTTGACTTCATCGAAGCCTAGCTCAGGCTCCTTGTAGCTGCTCTTAAAGGACAAGCCGTCCTTATTGACGTCTTCTTTGACTAAGCACTTCATGGCAATGTTTCCAAAAGAAATACAAGAGAACTTTACTAGAATTGCAATTTCAATTTGTTAGCTTTTCTTAAGTTGCCAAGCATGCCAACAACGCCTAAATTCATGGCTGAGAAAAGGCTAGTGAATTGAACTTCGATCCCGATAGTTTTGGTTTAGATTTCCGCCCGCCGCTTCAGAGTCCATCTGTGAGCGGGGCTCCGGCTACTCTTTTGAACGCCATGGCCGAAGAGTCAATAGTCCAGGCAATCACGTCAAAATCTTCAGCTGGACTGCGCATCATTCGCTATCTGATGTCCAGGATGGCAAGTAACAGCCTACCTGATTTCAATAATTCGGAAACCATAAGACTGCTTGCCCGCCAGTTCATTAACGAAGCCGGCAACGGCATGTATGCAATTGAATTTATGAATGCGGCAGACTAAGTAACTTCAGTTACATAGCCATGATGTTGTAGCCGCAGTCAACAAATATTGTCTCGCCGGTAACACCTGAGGAAAGATCGCTCAAGAGATAGAGTGCAGTCTTGCCGACTTCTTCAGCTGTTACGTTACGCTTCAAAGGAGCGCGCGATGCTACAAACTTGAGCATGTCGCGGAACCCGGCAATACCCATAGCAGCGAGTGTTCTTACAGGACCAGCTGAGATGGCGTTGACGCGAATATTCTTTTCACCAAGATCGGCTGCCAAATAACGCACGCTTGATTCAAGTGCTGCTTTTGCTACACCCATAACGTTGTAGTTCGGCAATACTTTGTCGGCGCCGTAATAGGTCATTGTGATGAGGCTACCGCCATTTGGCATAAGTTTGGCTGCTTCGCGAGCAACTGCGGTCATTGTAAAAGCGCTTACATCAAGAGCTTTTTGGAAACCTGTACGCTTGGTGTCGACATAGTGCCCTTCCAAGTCTTCCTTATTAGCAAATGCGACAGCGTGAATTACAAAATCAATTGTGCCGAATTCTTTTTTGACTTTGGCAAAGAATTCTTCAATTGCTTTGTCGTCTGAAAGATCGCATGGTTCGATAATTTTTGCCTTTACCGACTCCGCCAACGGACGGACTCTTCTTTCAAGTACTTCGCCTTGATAATTGAATGCCAGAGAAGCTCCTTGCTCACAAGCCAGCTTGGCACATGCCCAAGCAATGCTGTGATCGTTTGCTACTCCAAAGACAACGCCTTTTTTGCCCA
The Candidatus Obscuribacterales bacterium DNA segment above includes these coding regions:
- the ovoA gene encoding 5-histidylcysteine sulfoxide synthase, yielding MSLSRNPNLGLLSKSVEDSSQGWQLNLGKSVIDLNYPRQESWWTGKPPLFGQCPGVCPNGKMKALPIPNLKTCTRQEVLDYFDNGWTLTEVLFSSLLGEEAFYRPPYHGLRHPLVFYYGHPASLYINKLQVSGLIAEPINSYYERLFETGVDEMSWDDMSKNEIEWPSIDQMWQYRKEVYKTVVHVIATNEGLNPGHDLINQDSPLWALFMGFEHERIHFETSSVLVRELPVHLVHKPQQWPDFHESYEAEGYERQFPANEFIDVPFASVDIGKPKDWPTYGWDNEYGKRSVNVHQFKATKHLISNGEFWQFVADGGYTDEQYWSAEGWQWRVFRNAKWPTFWYQNGPSGSHDYLLRTIFELVPMQWSWPAIVNYHEAHAYANWLGLKDKTKVPYRLITEAEHHRLRELVGIDDKDEHLAIAPLHNTNLHYGSESSVNALDAFGLACSDVFGNVWQWLEDDFNPLPGFKVHRYYDDFSTPCFDGEHKMIMGGSFVSLGDEDTPWARFHFRPHFFQHAGFRLAYCPDGDDGSVQHVENANTVSSQYETQMLVDQYMLLHFGDDDDQMPFGLGPKTALNFPKRCADLLATWTDKLAISHDKVLDIGCAVGGSAFALARSFKHVEAIDLSEAFIDTAKILQSEGHYAYRVLAEGELYEQRTAQVEKDKVRNINFRRADACSLPPEYVDFDAVLIANVLCRLPSPSALLSRMAGELAVVRKGGLLMLTTPFTWMEQFTPKDVWLGGYYDEKGDAKLSEEALKEALSENFELVHREDMPLLIREHKRKYQYIVSLATIWRRK
- a CDS encoding DUF1778 domain-containing protein, whose amino-acid sequence is MARLRKERIGLRVTEEQKALIEQAALIKQKTVSSFIMEAAFVRAQKVIRQYSDVYLTNTDWRLLRQALEGTRPGPSVRKILNRKAYPAIDRQL
- a CDS encoding glycine C-acetyltransferase, which produces MTAQTKSAVSLNQETLYKALGADLEKVKEARTYKIEVPIEDEQGGEVTVNGRRVVMLASNNYLGLANHPRIREAARKGLDKYGFGMASVRFICGTQTIHKRLEEKLAAFLGVEDAILHSSCFAANEAFFTALFSGDLGMTNYRDVIYSDKLNHASIIDGVRLSRIAVKTTDARPYEHNDINGLTAMLEEDASKDYRIKVIATDGVFSMEGDVAPLPELIALSQKYGALLFVDDSHSTGVLGTTGRGTAEHQGVFGQIDVYTGTLGKALGGAAGGYIAGKKELIDYLRQKSRPYTFSNTVPPPIVAAAIEAINLLQEDNSLVAKSRESTAYFRKEIVRLGFTILPGDHPIVPVMLGEAAVAQDMSRVLLDEGVYVRGLWYPVVPKGEARLRVQISAAHTKEQLDRALAAFQKVGKKLSVI
- a CDS encoding alcohol dehydrogenase catalytic domain-containing protein, producing the protein MKCLVKEDVNKDGLSFKSSYKEPELGFDEVKIKVLSTAVCGTDKSIYNSGKSEGIRREMQRYLAPGQTFKPMVIGHEFCGIIEEVGASVTKGEWQNLPDHLRLQKGDYVTAEMHLGCGRCYQCRTGNEHICTSFKVKGLHLDGCFAESVVVPQHNVIMLGKKGDTSKIPPRIGAMLDAFGNAVHTVEEADVRGKSVAILGAGPLGLMAVFLCKAFGATRIYLTEATDIERRFALGQEFGADLCFDVASGGSELYTAVEKWEKQANGVDVVLEMSGSPTAYQDAFKIVRNGGKVVLLGIPRQPLSNFDIANGVIWKGVTVQGIFGRKMFSTWETLLRLLNSDKFDMRSQLGKLVAERQYKLSEFEEAFDALTKGSEMKLVFQPSAEYAPSFVPNQINNLAFTP
- a CDS encoding enoyl-ACP reductase — its product is MVQEVASVEVSEKSQFTGKDMLLGKKGVVFGVANDHSIAWACAKLACEQGASLAFNYQGEVLERRVRPLAESVKAKIIEPCDLSDDKAIEEFFAKVKKEFGTIDFVIHAVAFANKEDLEGHYVDTKRTGFQKALDVSAFTMTAVAREAAKLMPNGGSLITMTYYGADKVLPNYNVMGVAKAALESSVRYLAADLGEKNIRVNAISAGPVRTLAAMGIAGFRDMLKFVASRAPLKRNVTAEEVGKTALYLLSDLSSGVTGETIFVDCGYNIMAM